The following are encoded in a window of Neomicrococcus lactis genomic DNA:
- a CDS encoding glycosyltransferase, translating into MAEASSLIHSRVRITAVIASHNGAAYLPETLAALRGQSRVPDQFIAIDAASTDETAALFREHLPSTALFLEAPAGGFGTALAAASEHLPEPEADIQDWLWIHHDDAAPAPDSLAVLLDAVERSPAVVIAGCKQVQAGRERALLDVGLSVTRHGERLTMLELDEQDQGQHDRVSDVFAVNSAGTLVRLDVWRRLQGFDPSLPFVGDDIDLAWRARAAGHRVVVVPQARMIHEPLGVKSRVDRTAQRRASSYLRLKHAPALALPFVALAVIFGGIGRFFSGVFAKDISYGAGQLGASFAPLWHPFKLFKARRLAAKTNSVPRSVVRRAFADPREVAHIRRRNRDLHAARVAAVSIPTASQAGGVSHSGGIAGSADLAHATGGHDDFEALEGTAKPSNIPALTALSVLTLVLSLVGFRQLLGAPSLVGGSLVPLSTSLAETWHNATSWWQNTFLGVAGATDPFDALILAANAVSGNHANVVGVTVYLGAMTLAAWSAYWFLRTVTSRIGWRFVGALLWAVHPTLFTALATGRPGAVLAHLVLPVAAGLLLAALGIKGGGPIDSQHGTRVAHRAGLSLALALISVGSPITGVFANLMIFVAAVVAAVVVAFVRSSRRRTGFSRRVRALWWTPLASLVVFAPLLVQSLSRWLSTPAANDGTPEHSVWTQAVRAFLLEPGQPQAYTPAPLWQQLLGFPVEFSTDASVFGLSVLVAVCVVSAPLVLIALIGFLRTGVTGAIARYAGLFGVLALVASGAATLVTVALDRGSVVVPYVGPLVSVFTLAMVTAAISAMRAGVPQAARRTGAAVLTLAVLASSAWFIVPRVASTTDADAIGAGQRVIAGRDSVLPATAADRGRGEFEERTLVIETGASDSKSEASPALQARLMNQAGDTLDSVSAVRSVASLGGTLWTPERVDASAADSELRNVVGSIVTGNSTDVRATLAGMGVSFVVIDGIVDPTDPLLSRIRSIPGLAEVGDTSAGWLWRVGPLDGVTEATGQPAASTANVRVLNADGSVAQFVPSNFSKVKNFALPQGDAGRVVVLAQQRDSGWMAHLNGQQLERAINVPGVPAWAQAFQLPETAGTLEIRYESPWRVPVFVGGALILLVILLLAIPLPKRQLARLSEAQRYRKETPVRRTDAEEQTATTAEEVSHVE; encoded by the coding sequence ATTGCGGAAGCGAGCAGTCTAATTCACAGCCGGGTTCGTATTACCGCTGTCATTGCTTCTCATAACGGGGCAGCGTATCTGCCGGAAACTTTGGCCGCACTGCGCGGCCAAAGTCGTGTTCCGGACCAATTCATTGCTATAGATGCCGCCTCCACTGATGAGACGGCTGCGCTGTTCCGCGAGCATTTGCCGTCCACGGCCCTGTTCCTCGAAGCCCCCGCTGGCGGCTTCGGAACGGCTCTGGCGGCGGCTTCCGAGCACCTCCCCGAGCCGGAAGCGGACATTCAGGATTGGCTCTGGATCCACCACGACGACGCAGCTCCAGCCCCAGATTCCCTTGCGGTTCTGCTGGACGCGGTAGAGCGATCCCCGGCGGTAGTCATCGCCGGTTGTAAGCAGGTTCAAGCCGGGCGCGAGCGCGCCTTGCTGGATGTGGGCTTGTCCGTGACGCGTCATGGAGAGCGCCTCACGATGCTCGAACTCGACGAGCAGGACCAAGGTCAGCATGACCGGGTCTCCGATGTTTTTGCCGTGAATTCGGCCGGCACCTTGGTACGGTTGGATGTCTGGCGACGATTGCAGGGCTTTGATCCGTCCTTGCCTTTTGTAGGTGACGACATTGACCTCGCCTGGCGCGCTCGCGCCGCGGGCCACCGCGTGGTGGTAGTTCCACAAGCACGCATGATTCATGAACCGCTCGGCGTGAAGTCTCGAGTGGACCGCACAGCTCAGCGCCGTGCATCGTCGTATTTGCGCCTCAAGCATGCCCCTGCGTTGGCGTTGCCGTTCGTGGCGTTGGCCGTGATTTTCGGCGGCATTGGCCGCTTCTTCTCTGGCGTGTTCGCCAAGGACATTTCCTATGGCGCTGGCCAACTAGGTGCGTCCTTTGCGCCGCTGTGGCATCCTTTCAAACTTTTCAAGGCGCGACGCCTCGCCGCCAAGACTAACTCCGTGCCACGCTCCGTGGTGCGCCGTGCTTTTGCCGATCCTCGCGAGGTTGCGCACATTCGCCGACGCAATCGTGATCTTCACGCGGCTCGCGTGGCGGCTGTGTCCATTCCCACCGCTTCTCAAGCGGGCGGTGTCTCGCACAGCGGCGGCATTGCCGGCAGCGCGGATCTTGCCCATGCCACGGGTGGTCATGACGATTTCGAAGCTCTCGAAGGAACCGCAAAGCCTTCCAACATTCCCGCGCTGACGGCGTTGAGCGTGCTCACGCTGGTGCTTTCCCTCGTGGGATTCCGCCAGCTCCTGGGTGCTCCGTCGCTCGTGGGTGGCTCGCTGGTTCCGCTGTCTACGTCGCTTGCTGAGACGTGGCACAACGCGACGAGTTGGTGGCAAAACACGTTCCTTGGCGTTGCCGGAGCGACCGATCCCTTCGATGCACTGATTCTTGCCGCGAATGCCGTCAGCGGAAACCACGCGAACGTGGTGGGCGTAACTGTCTATCTGGGCGCCATGACCTTGGCGGCCTGGTCCGCGTACTGGTTCTTGCGCACGGTCACGAGCCGCATCGGTTGGCGCTTTGTTGGTGCGCTGTTGTGGGCCGTGCATCCAACTCTTTTCACGGCGCTCGCCACTGGCCGTCCTGGAGCCGTGCTGGCTCACCTCGTGTTGCCCGTAGCAGCCGGTCTTCTTCTTGCGGCACTGGGCATCAAGGGTGGCGGCCCTATCGATTCGCAGCACGGCACGCGGGTAGCGCACCGTGCGGGGTTGTCCCTTGCCCTCGCGCTGATTTCGGTGGGTTCCCCGATCACGGGCGTCTTCGCAAACCTCATGATCTTTGTTGCCGCAGTGGTTGCTGCCGTGGTGGTGGCGTTTGTTCGTAGCTCGCGCCGCCGAACCGGATTCTCGCGGCGCGTGCGCGCTTTGTGGTGGACTCCGCTTGCAAGCCTTGTGGTTTTTGCTCCGCTTCTGGTGCAGAGCTTGTCGCGTTGGCTTTCCACCCCGGCCGCCAACGATGGAACCCCTGAGCACAGCGTGTGGACCCAGGCGGTTCGGGCGTTCTTGCTCGAGCCAGGTCAGCCGCAGGCCTACACGCCTGCGCCCTTGTGGCAGCAATTATTGGGATTCCCTGTGGAGTTTTCGACGGACGCGTCCGTCTTCGGTCTGTCGGTTCTGGTCGCCGTTTGCGTGGTTAGCGCGCCGCTCGTGCTCATTGCGCTCATTGGTTTCTTGCGCACAGGTGTCACGGGCGCGATTGCGCGCTACGCAGGTCTGTTCGGAGTGCTTGCGCTCGTGGCTTCCGGGGCAGCGACGCTCGTGACGGTCGCCCTCGACCGGGGCAGCGTCGTCGTACCGTATGTGGGTCCTCTCGTGTCCGTGTTCACGCTCGCGATGGTGACCGCCGCGATCTCTGCGATGCGCGCAGGCGTGCCGCAGGCAGCACGCCGCACCGGGGCAGCAGTGTTGACGCTCGCGGTGCTGGCTTCGAGTGCGTGGTTCATTGTTCCGCGTGTGGCGTCGACGACTGATGCGGACGCCATCGGCGCAGGTCAGCGCGTGATTGCCGGACGAGATTCTGTCCTTCCGGCCACGGCAGCTGACCGCGGGCGTGGCGAATTCGAAGAGCGCACCTTGGTGATTGAAACGGGTGCGTCAGACTCTAAATCGGAGGCGTCGCCAGCCCTTCAGGCACGTCTCATGAATCAGGCTGGAGATACTTTGGACTCCGTGTCCGCAGTTCGCTCCGTGGCATCTCTCGGCGGCACGTTGTGGACGCCCGAGCGCGTGGACGCATCCGCAGCGGACTCTGAACTTCGCAATGTCGTGGGATCCATCGTCACGGGCAACTCCACGGATGTGCGAGCGACGCTTGCCGGAATGGGTGTTTCGTTCGTGGTGATAGACGGAATCGTGGACCCCACGGATCCGCTCTTGTCCCGCATCCGCAGCATTCCTGGATTGGCTGAAGTCGGCGATACGTCGGCCGGTTGGCTCTGGCGTGTGGGTCCGCTGGACGGAGTGACGGAAGCTACCGGGCAGCCGGCGGCATCCACCGCGAACGTCCGCGTCCTCAACGCAGATGGTTCCGTTGCGCAGTTCGTCCCATCCAATTTTTCGAAGGTCAAGAACTTCGCACTTCCACAAGGCGATGCGGGCCGCGTAGTGGTTCTTGCCCAGCAGCGCGACAGCGGCTGGATGGCACACCTCAACGGTCAACAGCTCGAACGGGCCATCAACGTTCCGGGCGTGCCAGCCTGGGCTCAAGCATTTCAGCTTCCCGAAACGGCAGGAACGCTCGAGATTCGCTACGAGTCTCCATGGCGCGTGCCCGTGTTTGTGGGCGGAGCGCTGATCCTGCTGGTCATCCTGCTCCTTGCAATCCCGCTGCCGAAGCGCCAACTCGCACGTCTCAGCGAAGCGCAGCGCTACCGCAAAGAGACGCCAGTCCGCCGAACTGACGCTGAAGAGCAAACTGCCACTACCGCAGAGGAGGTTTCCCATGTCGAATGA
- a CDS encoding LCP family protein gives MTYNGPDDYNNDSQLPGHEDHHSSRRARREARLAESHESLTEVSPLRNPEGASARTRSGRAIMLLLLTIFVPGGAQIVAGNRKIGRFALTVTLICWAALLVILALFLIDRGILFEFFANTKVQFVLAIVLAALAVGWLLLFANTLFLIKPKLLAPGMLAIVSVIAIVAVLATSGLLGYGSYVVNTGRDTITQVFEEGPAFEPVDGRYNLLVLGGDAGENRVSLRPDSTSIWSVDAKTGQIAIISIPRNFQNTPFPESSPMHKLYPNGFNCGDECIFNAIYSKVEEKHKDLYPGVENPGAQATMEGVEGITGLKIQGYVVVDMAGFSEFINAMGGVDINSGGWVPWRGPVRTDTAVRTRWFEPGTHHFTGEQALWYARSRYFTSDYHRIRRQQCMQDAMVKQFNPQTVITRFGQIMSAGKQLVQTNIPQSQLGSFVNLADKSRDYDVTRLTLGAPDFGTAAERFSTYPDFDQIKARIPQVLAEASGGKKKETESAAPTSAASSSSASGSASASAGASTSAAASASASSSSDDEVIQETETVPTTQPDGSPITEDYLIQLEAQGNTGLLELIASTNSKCSAG, from the coding sequence GTGACCTACAACGGCCCAGACGATTACAACAACGACTCCCAGCTCCCCGGTCACGAGGATCACCACTCCTCGCGCCGTGCACGCCGCGAGGCACGCTTGGCGGAGTCTCACGAGTCGCTGACCGAGGTCAGCCCACTTCGCAACCCGGAAGGCGCATCCGCTCGCACTCGCAGCGGCCGCGCCATCATGCTTTTGTTGCTCACTATTTTTGTTCCAGGTGGCGCCCAGATTGTGGCGGGTAACCGCAAGATCGGTCGCTTCGCTCTGACCGTGACCCTGATCTGCTGGGCCGCCTTGCTGGTCATCCTCGCGTTGTTCTTGATTGACCGCGGCATCCTGTTTGAGTTCTTCGCCAACACCAAGGTGCAGTTCGTGCTGGCTATTGTGTTGGCAGCGCTGGCCGTCGGCTGGCTCTTGCTGTTCGCCAACACGTTGTTCCTGATCAAACCCAAGTTGTTGGCTCCGGGCATGCTGGCGATCGTTTCTGTTATCGCCATCGTCGCGGTTCTCGCGACCTCCGGCCTTTTGGGGTACGGCTCCTACGTGGTCAATACCGGCCGCGACACCATCACGCAGGTCTTTGAAGAAGGTCCTGCCTTTGAGCCAGTGGATGGCCGCTACAACCTCTTAGTCCTCGGTGGCGACGCGGGCGAAAACCGCGTGAGCCTTCGTCCGGACTCCACCTCTATTTGGAGCGTGGACGCCAAGACCGGTCAGATCGCCATCATTTCCATCCCGCGTAACTTCCAGAACACTCCATTCCCGGAGTCTTCACCCATGCACAAGCTGTACCCCAACGGCTTCAACTGTGGTGACGAGTGCATCTTCAACGCCATCTACTCCAAGGTGGAAGAAAAGCACAAGGACCTTTACCCCGGCGTGGAAAACCCCGGCGCACAGGCCACCATGGAAGGTGTTGAAGGCATTACGGGCTTGAAGATTCAGGGCTACGTTGTGGTGGATATGGCCGGCTTCTCCGAGTTCATCAACGCTATGGGCGGCGTGGACATCAACAGCGGCGGCTGGGTACCTTGGCGCGGCCCTGTTCGCACCGATACCGCCGTCCGCACTCGCTGGTTTGAGCCTGGAACGCACCATTTCACGGGCGAGCAGGCTCTTTGGTACGCGCGTTCTCGCTACTTCACCTCTGACTACCACCGCATCCGTCGCCAGCAATGCATGCAGGATGCCATGGTCAAGCAGTTCAACCCACAGACCGTGATCACGCGCTTTGGCCAGATCATGAGCGCCGGAAAGCAGTTGGTCCAGACCAACATTCCGCAGTCTCAGCTTGGTAGCTTCGTGAACCTCGCAGATAAGTCTCGCGATTACGACGTCACTCGTTTGACCCTTGGCGCTCCGGACTTTGGAACTGCGGCGGAACGCTTCTCTACCTATCCTGACTTTGACCAGATCAAGGCCCGCATTCCACAAGTGCTTGCGGAAGCCTCGGGAGGCAAAAAGAAGGAAACGGAAAGCGCGGCACCTACTAGCGCGGCGTCGTCGTCCTCCGCGAGTGGCTCCGCCAGCGCTTCCGCAGGCGCAAGCACAAGTGCAGCCGCCAGCGCTAGCGCCAGCTCTTCTAGCGACGATGAAGTCATTCAGGAAACTGAGACGGTTCCTACTACTCAGCCGGACGGCTCCCCCATCACGGAGGACTACTTGATCCAGCTCGAGGCGCAGGGCAACACGGGGCTGCTCGAACTCATTGCAAGCACCAACTCCAAGTGCTCGGCGGGATAA
- a CDS encoding DUF5719 family protein has translation MSNEDIVERERKPFSWKPVVGGALLVGLAGGVIIAEPALKNVLEQATNQTGEPASFDAPMAEIAAADTLLSCVATPQLANGGGSTDSQFTPDTTKQTTGITASVLSDVGARIPGVSATPLTEQASNDSEATAKELTKRIPDEQASQVVSNGADGATTVVGKVLVDDQKTFLKLAAQSLGKQSALISGQRTTLSEDGDLAGFSAAPCMSPSHDQWLVGASTAVENTSILTISNPSSSAATVSVRAYGSTDNEPNVGTLDRLVIAPGEHYTTLLGGVAPDDSAVTLRVQSQGGAVSASIQQSSLRGLTPAGIDYISAGARAATKSVIPFVWVQPQADSTSLGKGSDGQSSASQLMISVPGAVDAKVTAKAIGSDGKSHDIRLPETLKAGRTTAISLAELPAGSYAVRLTSDRSVVASARSVRGKAADQPHDAAYTSSAQRLSQRQLVTLPAGGKPYVLFSTDDAAATVSLRSIDSKGRLGKALEQLIPANSAYMFDPKTLGDVRSFTVDTSGGAVYGGGLSFAGATGITTFAIQPSPTAAQGIPVNLP, from the coding sequence ATGTCGAATGAGGACATCGTGGAGCGCGAGCGTAAGCCGTTCTCGTGGAAGCCTGTTGTTGGCGGTGCACTGTTGGTGGGCCTTGCTGGCGGTGTGATTATTGCCGAGCCGGCGCTCAAGAACGTTCTTGAGCAAGCCACTAACCAGACCGGCGAACCCGCGAGCTTCGACGCACCCATGGCCGAAATTGCGGCTGCGGATACATTGCTCTCGTGCGTCGCCACTCCGCAGCTGGCCAATGGTGGCGGCAGTACAGATTCACAGTTCACTCCGGACACCACCAAGCAGACCACGGGCATTACGGCCAGTGTGCTCTCTGACGTTGGCGCGCGAATCCCGGGCGTAAGTGCTACGCCGCTCACAGAGCAGGCTTCGAATGACTCGGAAGCTACGGCCAAGGAACTCACCAAGCGCATTCCGGATGAGCAAGCCTCTCAGGTGGTCTCCAACGGTGCTGACGGCGCTACGACCGTCGTTGGCAAGGTTCTGGTCGACGACCAAAAGACGTTTTTGAAGCTCGCTGCGCAGTCGCTCGGCAAGCAGTCGGCGCTCATTTCCGGCCAGCGCACCACACTGAGCGAAGACGGTGACCTTGCCGGTTTCTCGGCAGCTCCATGCATGTCGCCGAGCCATGATCAGTGGCTCGTGGGCGCCTCAACGGCCGTTGAGAACACGTCCATTTTGACGATTTCTAACCCTTCATCCTCTGCTGCCACAGTCAGTGTTCGCGCGTATGGATCCACGGATAACGAGCCGAACGTTGGTACCTTGGACCGGCTCGTGATTGCTCCGGGCGAGCACTACACGACGCTCCTTGGCGGCGTAGCCCCGGACGATTCAGCCGTCACCTTGCGCGTTCAATCGCAAGGCGGTGCCGTCAGCGCGAGCATCCAGCAAAGCTCGCTGCGCGGACTGACCCCGGCGGGCATTGACTACATTTCGGCGGGCGCACGCGCTGCCACCAAGAGCGTGATCCCTTTCGTGTGGGTGCAGCCGCAGGCTGATTCCACGAGCCTCGGCAAGGGGAGCGACGGTCAGAGTTCCGCTAGTCAGCTCATGATTTCTGTTCCTGGTGCGGTAGATGCGAAGGTCACGGCGAAGGCCATTGGCTCGGATGGAAAGTCTCACGACATCAGACTGCCGGAAACGCTGAAGGCTGGACGGACCACGGCGATTTCGCTCGCTGAGTTGCCCGCGGGTTCCTACGCGGTGCGGCTGACGTCTGATCGGTCTGTCGTGGCAAGCGCTCGTTCGGTGCGTGGCAAGGCCGCGGACCAGCCCCACGATGCGGCGTACACGTCTTCTGCGCAGCGGCTCAGCCAGCGTCAGCTCGTGACTCTTCCGGCTGGCGGCAAGCCGTATGTTCTGTTTTCCACGGACGACGCCGCAGCTACAGTTTCGCTGCGAAGCATCGACTCGAAGGGGCGCTTGGGTAAGGCGCTTGAGCAGTTGATCCCGGCCAATTCTGCCTATATGTTTGACCCCAAGACTTTGGGGGATGTGCGCTCATTCACTGTGGATACGAGCGGTGGAGCGGTCTATGGAGGCGGCTTGAGCTTTGCCGGCGCCACGGGCATCACTACCTTTGCCATCCAGCCGAGCCCGACCGCCGCTCAGGGAATTCCGGTCAATTTGCCGTAG
- a CDS encoding TIGR03089 family protein, with translation MTANPETFAEHIFGRLRHQNHPALVWYSADGERIELSGRVVDNWVAKSANFLVEQFDAAPGETVGVQAPLHWKSLAFAFAVLQSGATLAGPDRTNLDVLFTDRPELADEINHHGETLVVTLPSLAFQYPGDLAVHLTDYSAEVRAFADYFAPQPVPADAIAIDALSGQLTYAAFMDAVTARMTALQHDAAASPEVPLVALMRAETLGSTPDYRTALVDAAAVWVLGGTVVLVGDGKEVTDRIRSDERIVIEL, from the coding sequence ATGACCGCAAATCCAGAGACCTTCGCAGAGCACATCTTCGGCCGCCTCCGCCATCAGAACCACCCCGCACTCGTGTGGTACTCCGCCGACGGCGAGCGCATCGAGCTCTCTGGCCGCGTGGTGGATAACTGGGTAGCGAAGTCTGCCAACTTCTTGGTGGAGCAGTTTGACGCAGCCCCGGGCGAGACCGTTGGCGTGCAGGCGCCGCTGCATTGGAAGTCGCTGGCTTTTGCGTTCGCTGTGCTTCAGTCAGGCGCTACGTTGGCAGGTCCAGACCGCACCAACCTAGATGTGTTGTTCACCGACCGTCCCGAACTTGCCGACGAAATCAACCACCACGGCGAAACTCTTGTGGTGACCTTGCCGTCTCTAGCGTTCCAATACCCCGGCGATCTCGCGGTGCACCTCACGGATTACTCCGCTGAAGTGCGCGCATTTGCGGATTACTTTGCACCACAGCCGGTTCCCGCGGACGCTATCGCGATCGACGCGCTGTCCGGCCAGCTGACGTACGCAGCATTTATGGATGCAGTGACGGCGCGGATGACGGCTCTCCAGCACGACGCCGCAGCCTCACCCGAGGTGCCACTCGTTGCGTTGATGAGGGCCGAGACTCTCGGGTCGACGCCCGATTATCGGACGGCCCTGGTGGACGCGGCGGCGGTATGGGTGTTGGGCGGAACCGTGGTGCTCGTGGGAGATGGCAAAGAAGTCACGGACCGCATTCGTTCTGACGAGCGGATTGTGATCGAGCTCTAG
- a CDS encoding 5-(carboxyamino)imidazole ribonucleotide synthase: MTFPLIGVVGGGQLARMMLPEANHLGYRISVLAEGTDVSTALAAPESPVGDYKDLETLRAFAAGKAVVTFDHEHVPTEHLHALLAEGVNVQPVPEALIYAQDKLEMRKKIEELGLPNPRWREVHSVEELSAFGHEIGFPVILKTPRGGYDGKGVAFVNNDDDAAALSSWFTGSALLAEEKVNFTRELSALVARRPSGDARAWPVVHTIQVDGVCDEVIAPAQELPEETVEAAQEAALSIAHALGVTGVMAAELFETPGVGPGFMINELAMRPHNTGHWTQNGSVTNQFEQHLRAVLDLPLGTTDVIAPVSVMKNILGGSNPNLHNALPAALDIDSGAKVHLYGKGVKPGRKIGHINVIGGRDENIEHVRARAAAVASALRDA; the protein is encoded by the coding sequence GTGACTTTTCCCCTGATAGGCGTTGTTGGCGGCGGCCAGCTTGCGCGCATGATGCTGCCCGAGGCCAACCATCTTGGTTACCGTATTTCTGTATTGGCTGAAGGAACCGACGTTTCCACGGCTCTTGCAGCCCCTGAATCGCCTGTGGGTGACTACAAGGATCTGGAGACGCTGCGCGCTTTTGCCGCAGGAAAAGCCGTGGTCACTTTTGATCACGAGCACGTTCCCACCGAGCACCTCCACGCTCTTCTTGCCGAAGGCGTGAACGTTCAGCCGGTGCCGGAAGCGCTCATTTATGCGCAGGACAAGCTCGAGATGCGTAAGAAGATCGAAGAGCTGGGCCTGCCGAATCCGCGCTGGCGCGAAGTGCATTCCGTTGAAGAGCTCTCCGCGTTCGGTCACGAGATCGGTTTCCCGGTCATCCTCAAGACCCCGCGCGGCGGTTATGACGGTAAGGGAGTGGCTTTCGTTAATAATGACGACGACGCCGCAGCCCTGTCCTCATGGTTCACCGGTTCCGCGTTGCTCGCCGAAGAGAAGGTCAACTTCACTCGCGAGCTTTCCGCTCTGGTGGCACGCCGTCCATCAGGTGATGCACGTGCGTGGCCAGTGGTTCACACCATTCAGGTTGATGGCGTGTGCGACGAAGTGATCGCCCCAGCTCAAGAGCTGCCAGAAGAGACTGTAGAGGCAGCTCAAGAAGCAGCACTGTCAATCGCTCACGCCTTAGGCGTCACCGGCGTCATGGCCGCCGAGTTGTTTGAGACTCCTGGCGTGGGTCCGGGCTTCATGATTAACGAGCTCGCGATGCGCCCTCACAACACCGGTCACTGGACACAAAACGGTTCGGTCACGAATCAGTTCGAGCAGCACCTACGTGCCGTCTTGGATTTGCCGCTGGGAACCACGGATGTGATTGCCCCCGTGAGCGTGATGAAGAACATTTTGGGCGGATCTAACCCAAATCTGCATAATGCTCTGCCTGCTGCGCTAGATATCGATTCGGGCGCAAAAGTGCATCTTTATGGGAAGGGTGTTAAACCCGGGCGTAAGATCGGGCATATTAATGTCATAGGCGGACGCGACGAGAACATCGAGCACGTCCGGGCGCGAGCGGCGGCCGTCGCTTCAGCACTGAGGGACGCTTAA
- a CDS encoding WhiB family transcriptional regulator codes for MGQADRLYVETEETTASPWRTGTRAVPSDWFVDPADPDAAKRYEESKLSLEDQATALLAEYDLDESGAPSAIQGGMGDVVNLLPERSGESPVPVAPLEVSPNRDREARREKKNAAAKSWIGMPTLFGVADEGELAWQSESLCAQTDPEAFFPEKGGSTRDAKKVCAQCTVRQECLEYALKNDERFGIWGGMSERERRRLRKRAV; via the coding sequence ATGGGCCAAGCAGATCGCCTGTATGTAGAAACTGAAGAAACAACCGCGTCACCATGGCGCACGGGAACCCGAGCGGTTCCTTCCGATTGGTTTGTAGACCCGGCAGATCCGGATGCAGCCAAGCGATACGAAGAAAGCAAGCTTTCTCTCGAGGATCAAGCAACCGCGCTTTTGGCGGAATATGACCTCGATGAGTCTGGCGCGCCATCCGCAATTCAGGGCGGAATGGGCGATGTAGTGAACTTGTTGCCAGAGCGCTCGGGGGAGTCGCCGGTACCTGTTGCACCACTCGAAGTTTCACCGAACCGTGACCGTGAGGCGCGTCGGGAAAAGAAGAACGCTGCCGCGAAGTCCTGGATTGGCATGCCGACGTTGTTCGGCGTAGCTGACGAGGGCGAACTCGCATGGCAGTCTGAATCGCTGTGTGCTCAGACTGATCCTGAGGCGTTCTTCCCTGAGAAAGGCGGATCCACTCGCGACGCCAAGAAGGTATGCGCGCAGTGCACGGTTCGCCAAGAGTGCCTTGAATACGCGCTGAAGAATGATGAGCGTTTTGGTATTTGGGGTGGCATGAGCGAGCGTGAGCGCCGCCGATTGCGGAAGCGAGCAGTCTAA
- a CDS encoding GtrA family protein yields the protein MLKDLIVRAKGLVSMMWREVMKFGVVGAIAFVIDSGIFIWLLAGPMHDSEVKAKVVAGIVATIFSWMANRWWTFRHRRQANLVREALMFLLMNAIGLGIAAACVWVTKYWIGLTDKTSLFIAGSVVGLILGTIFRFFAYRFWVFTEELDAEPEFAHDREVIFTGAIPTVPSSHVKSTHGLRSENDDALPYNDSSDRY from the coding sequence GTGCTGAAAGATCTAATTGTTCGCGCCAAGGGACTCGTGTCCATGATGTGGCGCGAAGTCATGAAATTCGGTGTTGTCGGTGCAATCGCCTTCGTCATTGACTCCGGCATCTTTATCTGGCTACTCGCTGGACCGATGCATGACTCTGAGGTCAAGGCCAAAGTTGTCGCCGGTATTGTCGCCACCATTTTCTCGTGGATGGCCAACCGCTGGTGGACTTTCCGTCACCGCCGCCAAGCGAACTTGGTTCGCGAAGCCCTCATGTTCTTGCTCATGAACGCCATTGGCCTCGGCATTGCCGCAGCCTGTGTGTGGGTGACCAAGTATTGGATTGGCCTCACGGACAAGACCAGCCTCTTTATTGCCGGCTCCGTGGTGGGCCTGATCCTGGGCACCATCTTCCGCTTCTTCGCCTACCGCTTCTGGGTCTTCACCGAAGAGCTGGATGCCGAGCCAGAATTTGCTCACGACCGCGAAGTGATCTTCACCGGCGCCATTCCAACGGTGCCGTCCTCCCACGTGAAGTCAACGCATGGCCTGCGCTCGGAAAACGACGACGCCCTTCCGTACAACGATTCTTCGGACCGGTACTAA
- the purE gene encoding 5-(carboxyamino)imidazole ribonucleotide mutase translates to MTNADPKGPDTPEERPLVGIVMGSDSDWPTMKLAAEALEEFGIPFEAKVVSAHRMPEDMIAYGREAHDRGLKVIIAGAGGAAHLPGMLASVTPLPVVGVPVPLKYLDGMDSLLSIVQMPAGVPVATVSIGGARNAGLLAVRMLSIGDNELAADLRAQLLDFAQELRKTAIRKGQALQEARA, encoded by the coding sequence ATGACGAATGCTGACCCGAAGGGGCCAGACACTCCAGAAGAGCGCCCACTGGTTGGCATCGTGATGGGTTCAGACTCTGACTGGCCCACCATGAAACTCGCGGCTGAAGCCCTTGAAGAGTTCGGCATCCCGTTTGAGGCCAAAGTTGTTTCGGCGCACCGCATGCCCGAAGACATGATCGCTTACGGACGAGAAGCTCACGATCGTGGCCTCAAAGTCATCATCGCGGGCGCCGGCGGAGCCGCACACTTGCCGGGCATGCTCGCCTCCGTGACTCCGCTTCCGGTGGTGGGTGTTCCTGTTCCGTTGAAGTACCTCGACGGCATGGATTCCCTGCTTTCGATCGTGCAGATGCCCGCAGGCGTTCCCGTTGCCACCGTTTCTATCGGTGGCGCACGCAATGCTGGCCTGTTGGCCGTCCGCATGCTGTCCATTGGCGACAACGAACTCGCCGCTGATCTTCGCGCTCAGCTCTTGGACTTCGCTCAAGAACTGAGGAAAACCGCCATTCGAAAGGGCCAAGCCCTGCAGGAGGCGCGAGCGTGA